TGTTCTCAAAAGCCTTCATTGTAGAGATAATAGGGGCGGCGGTGGCAGGCAGCTTCCCGCAGGCAATGGGACGGACCAGATTTTTATTGACAACGCAGGGTACTTCCACAAAACTTTCGTAGGGCAGATCGGGAATTGCGCCCAGGTTTTTTGTGACAATATAATGGGTCCGGTTATCTCCGGTCTGCAGGGAACGGATCACATCAACTACGGTCTTGGAATAGCCATACCCCCCACGTTTGGTAAGGGCTTCCGGTACGTAGTTTACACATTCATACTGTTCCAGAAGTTCTGCATTGATTTCTTTGACAAGCTGTGAGCGTACCTGTATAGCCGCCTGTTCCTTTGTTACCAGCTCGCGTTCCAGAAAATAGTATTGGAAGTACTGGTTGGGAAGGTAGCCAAGTTCCCTGCCCAGAAGCGCGGGGAATGGTGTACGGTCGGACTCGTAGTCTTCCAGAGAGTCGAGAATTTCAGGCAAAATTTCTTTGCCATTTAACTGGAAGGAATCTACTACAGTCAAGTGGTTGAGTCCGCGCCAGCTCATAAAGCAGGAATCGTCCTCTGAAAATCCGATTTTTTCTTTTAAAAATCCCATCAGGCGGGTGGAGGCATTGCACACCCCGATTACTTTTGTGACACCGCAGGCAGACAGGGACTGGGCCACCAGCTCTGCCGGATTGGCGAAATTCAACACCCAGGCATGAGGCGCTTTTTCCAGGATAATTGCAGCTATTTTTTCTATTTCGTAGTAAGTGCGAAGGAATGTTGCAATGCCGCAGACGGATACTGTCTCTACAAAAGGGATGTGGTATTTTTTTCCCAGAAGTTCATCATCGATCCGGGCATCCTCGCCTCCCACCCGAAACTGGATCAGAAGGTAATCGCAGCCATCGATGACTTCCTCATAGCTGTCTACATAAGATATGAAAACAGGGGCATTTGTTTTGAATACGATTCGTTCGCAAAGATCGCCCACCACTGCCTGCCTTTTTTTATCTATATCCATAAAACGGATATGGAC
This portion of the Clostridium sp. AN503 genome encodes:
- a CDS encoding 6-phospho-beta-glucosidase, with amino-acid sequence MNVIKFGVIGGGSIFSPELVDLIAKETGNFGEVHIRFMDIDKKRQAVVGDLCERIVFKTNAPVFISYVDSYEEVIDGCDYLLIQFRVGGEDARIDDELLGKKYHIPFVETVSVCGIATFLRTYYEIEKIAAIILEKAPHAWVLNFANPAELVAQSLSACGVTKVIGVCNASTRLMGFLKEKIGFSEDDSCFMSWRGLNHLTVVDSFQLNGKEILPEILDSLEDYESDRTPFPALLGRELGYLPNQYFQYYFLERELVTKEQAAIQVRSQLVKEINAELLEQYECVNYVPEALTKRGGYGYSKTVVDVIRSLQTGDNRTHYIVTKNLGAIPDLPYESFVEVPCVVNKNLVRPIACGKLPATAAPIISTMKAFENTLIDAAVHRSRRELLMSMMIHPLIGDFSLAKPLMDDILGHNAAYLPAEFTEK